Proteins from a single region of Syngnathus typhle isolate RoL2023-S1 ecotype Sweden linkage group LG10, RoL_Styp_1.0, whole genome shotgun sequence:
- the brd9 gene encoding bromodomain-containing protein 9 isoform X1, translated as MGKKHKKHKPEWRTVDDYEDKALEKPLKLVLKVGGSEVTELSGSGHDSSYYDDRSDHERHKEKKKKKKKKSDKDKYVDDEERKRRKEEKRKKREREQNESEAAPTTAVSTGVPVEPFTISKTMSIKIEPEEKKRKREKFESESEFEEFHPSVKVDVEHQGERPVRACRTQHENESTPRQLLLEHFLRQLQRKDAHAFFAFPVTDAIAPNYSMIIKHPMDFSTMKDKISNNEYNTVTEFKADFKLMCDNAMVYNRPETVYYKAAKKLLHTGFKMMSKDRLLVLKRSMSFMQDMAAILGDEELAADLPPTEVTPIPTESARKSKKQPVKDMNYLFEPEGNACSLTDSTAEEHVLALVEHSADEARDRINRYMPNSKIGYLQKESDTSLVYTVVNQLDPEAEGLIPQNLVMQEEETHKVDLSSLSNKLLPGLTTLGFKDDRRHKVTFLSSAYNIQSLQKNSVFPDLLPEESDLLCSAYGDETGVQCALSILDFVKGCGNATKCWVDEILDKMTGSDHTKAANQIRQKRNPLLKADETKTGLCDMQMVDGAGLGESSSVLDFMSLKNYPDMSLDISMLNTLGKGVKKEPGNEESQQNFDEADKLLQEFQEAQVDRVGSRPSSNLSSLSNASERDQQHLGSPSQSEMVHDPYEFLQSPESESPANN; from the exons ATGGGGAAGAAACACAAAAAACATAAACCGGAGTGGAGAACAGTTGATG acTATGAAGACAAGGCATTGGAGAAGCCACTGAAGCTCGTCCTGAAAGTAGGAGGCAGCGAAGTGACAGAACTCTCGGGTTCGGGCCATGACTCCAGCTACTATGACGACAGATCAGATCACGAACGccacaaagagaaaaagaagaagaagaagaagaaatctgATAAGGACAAATATGTGGACGATGAAGAGAGAAAACGAAGAAAG gaggaaaagagaaagaaaagagagcgagagcagAATGAATCCGAGGCAGCACCTACCACCGCGGTCAGCACTGGCGTGCCCGTCGAACCTTTCACCATATCCAAAACTATGAGTATCAAAATAGAG CCAGAAGAGAAGAAAAGGAAGAGGGAGAAGTTTGAGAGTGAGTCTGAGTTTGAGGAATTTCACCCCAGCGTGAAGGTCGACGTCGAGCACCAGGGAGAAAGACCCGTGCGAGCGTGCCGAACACAACATG AGAACGAGTCAACTCCCCGGCAGCTGTTACTTGAGCACTTCCTCCGCCAGCTGCAAAg AAAAGATGCCCATGCTTTCTTTGCCTTTCCAGTAACAGATGCGATTGCTCCCAATTACTCAATGATCATTAAACACCCGATGGACTTCAGCACCATGAAAGACAAGATCTCCAATAATGAGTACAACACGGTGACAGAATTCAAG GCTGACTTTAAGCTGATGTGCGACAACGCCATGGTTTACAATCGCCCGGAGACGGTCTACTATAAGGCGGCCAAGAAACTTCTCCATACCGGGTTTAAGATGATGAGCAAG GATCGCCTGTTGGTTTTGAAGCGCAGCATGTCTTTCATGCAAGacatggcagccattttgggggATGAAGAACTCGCGGCCGATTTACCTCCGACGGAGGTCACTCCTATCCCAACGGAATCGGCCAGAAAGTCAAAGAAACAACCCGTGAAAGATATGAA CTATCTTTTCGAGCCAGAGGGGAACGCCTGCAGCCTGACTGACAGCACAGCAGAGGAACACGTCCTCGCTCTGGTGGAACATTCGGCCGATGAAGCCCGAGATCGCATCAACAGATACATGCCAAACTCCAAG attgggTACTTGCAGAAAGAGTCCGACACTTCTCTTGTGTACACTGTCGTCAATCAGCTCGATCCCGAGGCAGAAGGTCTGATACCCCAAAATCTTGTTATGCAgg AAGAGGAGACTCATAAAGTGGACTTGAGTTCACTATCAAATAAGCTCCTTCCTGGATTAACAACGCTGGGCTTCAAAGATGACAGGAGACACAAAG tgactTTCCTGAGTAGTGCCTACAACATTCAGAGCCTTCAGAAGAACTCGGTCTTTCCAGACCTGCTACCCGAGGAGTCTGACTTGCTGTGCTCGGCGTATGGAGATGAAACGGGGGTGCAATGTGCTCTGAG CATACTGGACTTTGTGAAAGGATGTGGAAATGCCACCAAGTGTTGGGTGGATGAAATTCTGGATAAGATGACAGGAAGCGATCACACAAAAGCTGCCAATCAGATCCGACAG AAGAGGAACCCGCTGCTGAAAGCGGACGAAACCAAGACAGGCCTCTGCGACATGCAG ATGGTGGATGGTGCTGGTCTTGGAGAAAGCAGTTCAGTGTTGGACTTCATGTCTTTGAAGAACTACCCTGACATGTCTCTTGACATATCCATGCTCAACACTTTAG GTAAAGGTGTGAAGAAGGAGCCAGGAAACGAGGAAAGCCAGCAGAACTTTGATGAGGCCGACAAGCTTCTGCAGGAGTTTCAGGAGGCTCAGGTGGACCGAGTCGGCTCCAGGCCTTCTTCCAACCTGTCGTCCCTCTCCAACGCCTCCGAGAGGGATCAACAGCACTTGG GGAGCCCATCACAGTCGGAAATGGTTCACGATCCCTACGAGTTCCTCCAGTCGCCAGAGTCAGAGAGTCCAGCCAATAACTGA
- the brd9 gene encoding bromodomain-containing protein 9 isoform X2 produces MGKKHKKHKPEWRTVDDYEDKALEKPLKLVLKVGGSEVTELSGSGHDSSYYDDRSDHERHKEKKKKKKKKSDKDKYVDDEERKRRKEEKRKKREREQNESEAAPTTAVSTGVPVEPFTISKTMSIKIEPEEKKRKREKFESESEFEEFHPSVKVDVEHQGERPVRACRTQHENESTPRQLLLEHFLRQLQRKDAHAFFAFPVTDAIAPNYSMIIKHPMDFSTMKDKISNNEYNTVTEFKADFKLMCDNAMVYNRPETVYYKAAKKLLHTGFKMMSKDRLLVLKRSMSFMQDMAAILGDEELAADLPPTEVTPIPTESARKSKKQPVKDMNYLFEPEGNACSLTDSTAEEHVLALVEHSADEARDRINRYMPNSKIGYLQKESDTSLVYTVVNQLDPEAEEEETHKVDLSSLSNKLLPGLTTLGFKDDRRHKVTFLSSAYNIQSLQKNSVFPDLLPEESDLLCSAYGDETGVQCALSILDFVKGCGNATKCWVDEILDKMTGSDHTKAANQIRQKRNPLLKADETKTGLCDMQMVDGAGLGESSSVLDFMSLKNYPDMSLDISMLNTLGKGVKKEPGNEESQQNFDEADKLLQEFQEAQVDRVGSRPSSNLSSLSNASERDQQHLGSPSQSEMVHDPYEFLQSPESESPANN; encoded by the exons ATGGGGAAGAAACACAAAAAACATAAACCGGAGTGGAGAACAGTTGATG acTATGAAGACAAGGCATTGGAGAAGCCACTGAAGCTCGTCCTGAAAGTAGGAGGCAGCGAAGTGACAGAACTCTCGGGTTCGGGCCATGACTCCAGCTACTATGACGACAGATCAGATCACGAACGccacaaagagaaaaagaagaagaagaagaagaaatctgATAAGGACAAATATGTGGACGATGAAGAGAGAAAACGAAGAAAG gaggaaaagagaaagaaaagagagcgagagcagAATGAATCCGAGGCAGCACCTACCACCGCGGTCAGCACTGGCGTGCCCGTCGAACCTTTCACCATATCCAAAACTATGAGTATCAAAATAGAG CCAGAAGAGAAGAAAAGGAAGAGGGAGAAGTTTGAGAGTGAGTCTGAGTTTGAGGAATTTCACCCCAGCGTGAAGGTCGACGTCGAGCACCAGGGAGAAAGACCCGTGCGAGCGTGCCGAACACAACATG AGAACGAGTCAACTCCCCGGCAGCTGTTACTTGAGCACTTCCTCCGCCAGCTGCAAAg AAAAGATGCCCATGCTTTCTTTGCCTTTCCAGTAACAGATGCGATTGCTCCCAATTACTCAATGATCATTAAACACCCGATGGACTTCAGCACCATGAAAGACAAGATCTCCAATAATGAGTACAACACGGTGACAGAATTCAAG GCTGACTTTAAGCTGATGTGCGACAACGCCATGGTTTACAATCGCCCGGAGACGGTCTACTATAAGGCGGCCAAGAAACTTCTCCATACCGGGTTTAAGATGATGAGCAAG GATCGCCTGTTGGTTTTGAAGCGCAGCATGTCTTTCATGCAAGacatggcagccattttgggggATGAAGAACTCGCGGCCGATTTACCTCCGACGGAGGTCACTCCTATCCCAACGGAATCGGCCAGAAAGTCAAAGAAACAACCCGTGAAAGATATGAA CTATCTTTTCGAGCCAGAGGGGAACGCCTGCAGCCTGACTGACAGCACAGCAGAGGAACACGTCCTCGCTCTGGTGGAACATTCGGCCGATGAAGCCCGAGATCGCATCAACAGATACATGCCAAACTCCAAG attgggTACTTGCAGAAAGAGTCCGACACTTCTCTTGTGTACACTGTCGTCAATCAGCTCGATCCCGAGGCAGAAG AAGAGGAGACTCATAAAGTGGACTTGAGTTCACTATCAAATAAGCTCCTTCCTGGATTAACAACGCTGGGCTTCAAAGATGACAGGAGACACAAAG tgactTTCCTGAGTAGTGCCTACAACATTCAGAGCCTTCAGAAGAACTCGGTCTTTCCAGACCTGCTACCCGAGGAGTCTGACTTGCTGTGCTCGGCGTATGGAGATGAAACGGGGGTGCAATGTGCTCTGAG CATACTGGACTTTGTGAAAGGATGTGGAAATGCCACCAAGTGTTGGGTGGATGAAATTCTGGATAAGATGACAGGAAGCGATCACACAAAAGCTGCCAATCAGATCCGACAG AAGAGGAACCCGCTGCTGAAAGCGGACGAAACCAAGACAGGCCTCTGCGACATGCAG ATGGTGGATGGTGCTGGTCTTGGAGAAAGCAGTTCAGTGTTGGACTTCATGTCTTTGAAGAACTACCCTGACATGTCTCTTGACATATCCATGCTCAACACTTTAG GTAAAGGTGTGAAGAAGGAGCCAGGAAACGAGGAAAGCCAGCAGAACTTTGATGAGGCCGACAAGCTTCTGCAGGAGTTTCAGGAGGCTCAGGTGGACCGAGTCGGCTCCAGGCCTTCTTCCAACCTGTCGTCCCTCTCCAACGCCTCCGAGAGGGATCAACAGCACTTGG GGAGCCCATCACAGTCGGAAATGGTTCACGATCCCTACGAGTTCCTCCAGTCGCCAGAGTCAGAGAGTCCAGCCAATAACTGA
- the trip13 gene encoding pachytene checkpoint protein 2 homolog, with product MEINDMDVENKKTIDVEVHVKSRSTAKMPEVRMHVQALLNRHNMMFGNFKWTEFDEGFLHTHVESVAIVDQEDMPSQLLDLTSCTISFHIFTLIEDGPSTLSLEEDEELSAATHWLLPAADFHGIWESLVYDNGVKTKLLDYVTTTIYFSDKNVDSNLISWNRVVLLHGPPGTGKTSLCKALAQKLSIRLSSRYTYGQFIEINSHSLFSKWFSESGKLVTKMFQKIQQLIDDKDALVFVLIDEVESLTAARNASQAGTEPSDAIRVVNAVLTQLDQIKQHSNVVILTTSNITEKIDLAFVDRADIKQYIGPPSEKGIYNIFLSCLEELMKCQIVYPRQPVFTISEMETMGFAKSNLSENSLTLRNIAIKSKGLSGRSLRKLPFLAQALFVKSPRVTLEKFLQAMDKAVDMQKEERANLVNGV from the exons ATGGAAATCAACGATATGGatgtggaaaacaaaaaaacaatcgaTGTCGAGGTCCACGTTAAATCCCGAAG CACAGCTAAAATGCCTGAGGTGAGGATGCATGTCCAGGCTCTTCTAAATCGCCACAACATGATGTTTGGAAACTTCAAGTGGACAGAGTTTGATGAAGGCTTCCTGCACACTCATGTAGAATCCGTGGCTATTGTTGATCAAGAGGATATGCCATCACAG CTCCTGGATTTGACGAGCTGCACAATTTCCTTCCACATCTTCACCCTGATTGAGGATGGGCCGAGTACACTCAGTTTAGAGGAGGATGAGGAACTCTCAGCGGCTACCCACTGGTTGCTTCCAGCAG CTGATTTCCATGGTATATGGGAGAGTCTCGTATATGACAATGGAGTCAAAACTAAG CTACTAGATTATGTCACAACAACAATTTACTTCTCGGACAAAAACGTGGACAGCAACTTGATTTCGTGGAATCGTGTCGTGCTGCTCCACG GGCCCCCAGGCACCGGGAAAACATCCTTGTGCAAAGCTCTTGCCCAGAAACTGTCAATCCGACTGTCAAGCCG ATACACATATGGACAGTTTATTGAGATCAACAGCCACAGCTTATTCTCAAAGTGGTTCTCTGAG AGTGGGAAACTGGTCACAAAGATGTTTCAGAAGATTCAACAGCTTATTGATgacaaagatgctcttgtgtttGTCCTCATTGATgag GTGGAGAGTCTGACAGCAGCGAGGAACGCCAGCCAGGCCGGAACGGAACCATCTGACGCCATCCGCGTGGTCAACGCTGTCCTAACTCAGCTGGACCAAATCAAACA ACATTCCAACGTGGTGATCCTGACGACCTCCAACATAACGGAAAAAATCGACTTGGCTTTTGTAGACAGAGCGGACATCAAGCAGTACATCGGACCTCCATCTGAGAAGGGCATCTACAACATTTTTCTTTCCTGCCTTGAGGAGCTTATGAAG TGTCAAATCGTTTACCCACGGCAGCCCGTCTTCACCATCTCGGAGATGGAGACGATGGGCTTTGCCAAGAGTAATCTATCTGAAAACAGCCTGACCCTGAGGAACATCGCCAT AAAAAGCAAAGGCCTGAGTGGAAGATCATTGAGAAAATTACCCTTTCTAGCTCAAGCACTCTTTGTGAAG TCACCGAGAGTGACCCTAGAAAAGTTTCTACAGGCCATGGATAAGGCGGTGGATATGCAGAAGGAGGAACGAGCTAACCTGGTAAATGGTGTTTGA